In the genome of Spirochaetia bacterium, one region contains:
- a CDS encoding transketolase codes for MEKGISELLADPSRKMNAEELAALAAVFRRKMFEILHQRGTGHWGGASSCAELVTSLYFNRLNIKADCPEWTDRDRFILSKGHASVNLYTVMAYRGFFSVDMLPEFRTLGSCLQGHPCMTKLKGVDMSTGALGHGISVGLGMALAARVAHRDYWTYVLTGEGCLDEGSSWEALMAASKYKPEHLVLMIDYNKVQLDGTEDEIMPLEPLDDKLRAFGWNVCPCELDGNNTSDILRSFEWMDEEGPWPKAVIYNTVKGKGVSFTEGNHKWHGAVITDDAFEKGIVELNADIVSKEAAL; via the coding sequence ATGGAAAAAGGAATATCAGAATTGCTGGCAGATCCTTCAAGAAAAATGAATGCCGAGGAACTGGCTGCTCTTGCAGCAGTATTTCGGAGGAAGATGTTTGAAATCCTTCACCAGAGGGGAACAGGTCATTGGGGAGGTGCCTCTTCCTGTGCAGAACTGGTTACCTCTCTTTATTTCAACAGACTGAACATAAAGGCCGATTGCCCGGAGTGGACAGATCGTGATCGTTTCATACTGAGTAAAGGACATGCTTCTGTGAATCTCTATACCGTCATGGCATACAGAGGATTCTTTTCCGTGGACATGCTTCCTGAGTTCAGGACGCTGGGGTCCTGCCTGCAAGGACATCCTTGTATGACGAAGTTGAAAGGTGTGGACATGTCTACTGGAGCTTTGGGACATGGTATTTCCGTAGGACTAGGTATGGCCTTGGCAGCAAGGGTAGCGCACAGGGACTATTGGACGTATGTACTGACCGGAGAAGGCTGTCTGGATGAGGGTTCGAGCTGGGAAGCGTTGATGGCAGCATCCAAGTATAAACCTGAGCACCTGGTACTGATGATCGATTACAATAAGGTCCAGTTGGATGGTACCGAGGATGAAATAATGCCGTTGGAACCTTTGGATGACAAACTGAGGGCCTTTGGATGGAATGTCTGTCCCTGTGAACTTGACGGCAACAATACATCTGATATCCTGCGGTCCTTTGAATGGATGGATGAGGAAGGTCCATGGCCGAAGGCAGTTATCTACAATACCGTCAAGGGGAAAGGAGTATCCTTCACGGAAGGAAACCATAAGTGGCATGGAGCTGTCATTACGGACGATGCTTTCGAGAAAGGTATCGTTGAACTGAATGCGGATATTGTTTCAAAGGAGGCTGCATTATGA
- a CDS encoding 1-deoxy-D-xylulose-5-phosphate synthase encodes MSEAMRDAWGMALVSYGEDHPELVVLDADVSSSTKSRLFGERYPERFFNLGVAEGNLLGTAAGLATAGFHPVVNAFAIFLALKASDQIRNDICYNNLPVVIAGAYGGLSDSFDGASHQSITDIAIMRAFPNMQVIVPSDAGQAKAALAYAMAQHGPVYVRLNRNAMPDLPFSADFAKGKAICCRKGSDVTIAANGITVSLAMEAAEMLAKDGIEAEVLSVPFVKPLDVAGLAESAMKTGRILTVEEHNLVGGFSGAVSEAFMKKGICCRFDSIGIEDRFTETGPYLPLLAAYGISSEHIAKCATTLCK; translated from the coding sequence ATGAGCGAAGCAATGAGAGATGCATGGGGCATGGCCCTTGTCTCCTATGGAGAAGACCACCCAGAACTTGTCGTGCTTGATGCTGATGTTTCTTCTTCGACCAAAAGTCGGCTCTTCGGTGAAAGATATCCTGAACGTTTCTTCAATCTCGGTGTAGCAGAAGGCAATTTGCTCGGTACTGCAGCAGGCCTTGCAACGGCAGGTTTCCACCCTGTGGTCAATGCTTTTGCAATTTTTCTGGCATTGAAGGCGAGCGATCAGATTCGCAATGATATCTGTTACAACAATTTACCAGTTGTCATAGCCGGGGCTTATGGAGGACTTTCCGATTCCTTTGATGGTGCCAGCCACCAATCAATTACCGACATAGCTATCATGAGGGCTTTTCCCAACATGCAGGTGATTGTTCCTTCCGATGCTGGGCAAGCGAAGGCTGCCCTTGCATATGCCATGGCCCAACACGGACCGGTGTATGTGCGGTTGAACCGCAATGCGATGCCTGATCTTCCTTTTTCGGCTGACTTCGCCAAGGGCAAGGCCATATGCTGCAGGAAAGGCAGTGATGTGACCATCGCTGCCAATGGCATAACTGTTTCCCTTGCCATGGAAGCCGCTGAAATGCTTGCAAAGGACGGTATCGAAGCTGAAGTACTTTCCGTTCCCTTTGTGAAACCTTTGGATGTTGCTGGTCTTGCAGAAAGCGCTATGAAAACAGGAAGGATACTTACCGTTGAGGAACATAACCTTGTCGGAGGATTTTCCGGAGCGGTAAGCGAGGCTTTTATGAAGAAAGGCATCTGTTGCCGTTTTGACAGCATCGGAATCGAGGATAGATTTACAGAAACAGGTCCATATCTGCCGTTGTTGGCGGCTTATGGAATCAGCAGTGAACATATCGCAAAATGTGCGACCACACTTTGCAAATAG
- a CDS encoding iron-containing alcohol dehydrogenase, whose product MDYRKKAYDLLKAWKGESYVFGMGVLDQVGSIAAGYGKRALVVCNGTYMKPVLDRILQYLDAAGVELVGGRVAPDAKPNAPREDVYRLVTYILDYKPDSIIAVGGGSTIDACKCAGVLATLGGKVTPEVDHYFGTGIVSEELVKTGSKLLPVIAVETSASSGAHLTKYSNITDPVVGQKKLIVDEAVIPATSIFDYEITATMPVRVTIDGALDAIAHTFEVYCGAKGEKLELCRQLAETAINLCAENAHKLVDDPTDLKAREAIGLATDLGGYAIMVGGTSGAHLTSFSLVDIVGHGTACGIMNPYYAVFYSKAIQPQLKVVGKIFAAHGYTDADIEHLEGRALAEAVARAMIAYGKSINAPTTLGELRGFTEQHIQRALKAAKDPQLKMKLQNMPVPMRAEDVDTYMEPILRAAVAGDFSLIKEM is encoded by the coding sequence ATGGATTATAGAAAAAAAGCTTATGACTTGCTGAAGGCTTGGAAAGGTGAGAGCTATGTCTTCGGCATGGGTGTACTTGACCAAGTAGGCAGTATAGCTGCCGGGTATGGGAAAAGAGCTTTGGTGGTATGCAATGGTACCTATATGAAACCGGTGCTTGACCGGATCCTCCAGTATCTTGATGCTGCCGGTGTCGAACTGGTCGGAGGACGTGTGGCTCCGGATGCAAAGCCGAATGCCCCGAGGGAAGATGTCTACCGGCTCGTTACCTATATCCTTGACTATAAGCCAGATTCAATCATTGCTGTCGGTGGTGGTTCTACCATTGATGCCTGCAAATGTGCCGGTGTCCTTGCAACGCTCGGTGGAAAGGTAACACCGGAAGTCGATCATTACTTCGGAACCGGGATTGTCAGTGAAGAACTGGTGAAGACAGGCAGCAAGTTGCTTCCTGTCATTGCCGTAGAGACTTCTGCTTCTAGCGGAGCCCATCTTACCAAGTATTCCAATATTACGGATCCTGTAGTTGGACAAAAAAAGCTCATCGTGGATGAAGCTGTCATTCCTGCTACCAGTATCTTTGACTATGAAATAACAGCTACGATGCCTGTACGTGTGACTATTGACGGAGCTTTGGATGCCATTGCACATACCTTTGAAGTCTATTGCGGAGCAAAGGGCGAGAAACTTGAGTTATGCAGGCAACTTGCTGAAACTGCCATCAACCTATGTGCAGAGAATGCACACAAGTTGGTCGATGATCCGACAGATCTGAAGGCCCGTGAGGCCATAGGTCTGGCAACAGACCTTGGCGGCTATGCAATCATGGTCGGTGGAACCAGCGGTGCCCATCTGACGAGCTTCTCCTTGGTTGATATCGTGGGACATGGGACGGCCTGTGGCATCATGAACCCGTACTATGCCGTATTTTATTCCAAGGCTATCCAGCCACAGCTCAAGGTTGTCGGTAAGATCTTTGCAGCCCATGGATATACCGATGCAGACATTGAGCATTTGGAAGGCCGTGCTTTGGCTGAGGCTGTCGCACGGGCGATGATTGCCTACGGGAAAAGTATCAATGCACCTACGACACTGGGCGAGCTTAGGGGCTTTACCGAACAGCATATCCAGCGGGCACTGAAAGCTGCAAAGGATCCTCAGCTGAAGATGAAGTTGCAGAATATGCCGGTACCGATGCGTGCAGAGGATGTCGATACCTATATGGAACCGATACTCCGAGCTGCTGTAGCAGGTGATTTCAGTCTCATCAAGGAGATGTGA
- a CDS encoding sugar phosphate isomerase/epimerase, whose protein sequence is MKISVAIAGSEAMPNAFVVFRGLETSIEKAARLGYDGVELALKRSDEIGRKDLKALLDKYGMEVSAISSGQVWAARGLSFMEEDPRKREELSRTFKGFIDLASDFGGLVNIGRTRGSIGERDREHCIQLFLDMAGELSVYAQTKDVGLILEPVNRYEIDFINTLDEGAELVRMVNQPNFYMMPDVFHMNIEDRNLHEALLENQEMIRYIHFADSNRHAPGDGHLDWNQIFEALSEMAYDGWTTVEILPWPDPEIAARRSIEFLRGTYGRFYT, encoded by the coding sequence ATGAAGATTTCAGTTGCAATTGCTGGCAGCGAAGCGATGCCGAACGCCTTTGTCGTGTTCCGTGGTCTTGAGACTTCGATTGAAAAAGCTGCCAGACTGGGATATGACGGCGTTGAACTTGCGTTGAAGCGTTCGGATGAAATTGGAAGGAAAGACCTGAAGGCTTTGCTGGATAAGTACGGTATGGAAGTGTCCGCAATATCCAGCGGTCAGGTATGGGCTGCGCGTGGATTGAGTTTCATGGAAGAAGATCCACGCAAGCGGGAGGAGCTATCCAGGACGTTCAAAGGATTCATCGACCTTGCCTCAGACTTCGGTGGCTTGGTAAATATCGGCCGTACAAGAGGAAGTATCGGAGAGAGGGACCGAGAACATTGCATTCAGCTGTTTCTCGATATGGCGGGTGAGTTGAGTGTGTATGCACAGACGAAAGATGTCGGACTGATCCTAGAACCGGTGAATCGGTATGAGATTGATTTCATCAACACCCTTGATGAAGGTGCAGAACTGGTACGCATGGTCAATCAACCGAACTTTTATATGATGCCTGATGTATTTCATATGAACATCGAGGACAGGAATTTGCATGAAGCATTGCTGGAGAATCAGGAAATGATACGTTACATACATTTCGCTGATTCAAACAGACATGCACCGGGAGATGGGCACCTTGACTGGAATCAGATATTCGAAGCTCTCTCAGAAATGGCATATGATGGATGGACGACCGTGGAAATATTACCTTGGCCTGATCCTGAAATTGCTGCCCGGCGTTCGATTGAATTCCTGCGTGGGACATACGGCAGGTTCTACACATAA
- a CDS encoding AbrB family transcriptional regulator — MLELIACLVISIIGGYVARKLHIPAPFLVGGILAVGGYSILLRLHCYFPAVKFWVQVISGTYIGSTIDRHYLAQSRKLLFPIVFLVSGMLAVNLGMGSLIHFMSGFDLLTCLMGTIPGGVTETAVIAEQFGADVSVVALLQLCRSVFSIMLFPFVIKWLLRKQHHGLEGQIQDVPAPTEKVESEGTFRTKMPRLLISLTIGTIGGIFGQYVQSIPASVLVCSLLCVGAYNLSVHKAYLPMQVKRAGQVLTGVFVGTKMTYETILNLRSILLPVIMLLAGFLVFHTLLALLACRVFRMDLGTMLFSCIPAGASDVALIAGDLGCDDPGITLFQLSRLISCILLFPVVLLRFASLFS, encoded by the coding sequence ATGTTGGAACTGATAGCATGTCTTGTAATTTCCATCATAGGGGGATATGTAGCCCGAAAGCTCCATATCCCGGCACCTTTCCTCGTCGGAGGTATCCTTGCTGTCGGTGGCTATAGCATCCTGCTTAGGCTCCATTGTTATTTCCCTGCAGTCAAGTTTTGGGTGCAGGTCATAAGCGGGACATATATCGGCAGTACCATCGACAGACATTACCTTGCCCAGAGTCGCAAATTGCTTTTTCCCATTGTCTTTTTGGTGAGTGGGATGTTGGCTGTGAACCTGGGAATGGGGAGCTTGATTCATTTTATGTCTGGCTTTGATCTGTTGACGTGCCTGATGGGGACGATACCAGGGGGTGTGACCGAAACTGCTGTCATTGCTGAGCAATTCGGTGCTGATGTATCTGTTGTCGCACTGCTTCAGTTGTGCAGATCGGTATTTTCCATCATGCTGTTTCCCTTTGTGATAAAGTGGTTGCTTCGTAAGCAGCATCACGGACTTGAAGGACAGATTCAAGATGTACCTGCTCCTACTGAAAAGGTAGAATCTGAGGGGACCTTTCGAACCAAGATGCCACGGTTGTTGATCTCATTGACCATCGGAACCATCGGGGGTATCTTTGGTCAATATGTCCAGTCAATTCCTGCATCGGTCCTCGTATGTTCCCTTCTCTGTGTCGGTGCTTACAACCTGAGTGTTCACAAGGCCTACTTGCCCATGCAGGTGAAACGGGCGGGACAGGTCCTTACCGGTGTGTTCGTCGGTACGAAGATGACTTATGAGACGATTCTCAACCTGAGGTCGATCTTGCTCCCTGTCATCATGCTGTTGGCAGGATTCCTTGTCTTTCATACACTCTTGGCTTTGCTGGCCTGCCGTGTATTCCGGATGGATTTAGGGACTATGCTCTTTTCTTGCATTCCTGCCGGAGCCAGTGATGTAGCTTTGATTGCAGGGGACTTGGGTTGTGACGATCCCGGCATTACCTTGTTCCAGTTATCACGCCTGATCTCCTGTATTCTTCTTTTTCCTGTGGTACTTCTTCGCTTTGCGTCTCTGTTTTCCTAA